Proteins from a genomic interval of Vreelandella profundi:
- a CDS encoding metal ABC transporter permease: protein MLDLLNAWFVAPFDYGFMRRAVVGGLALSLAAPPLGVFLVLRGMSLIGDAMAHAILPGVALGFLLAGFSLPIMSIGGVLFGLMVALLAGAVSKMGGQREDAAMASFFIISLAAGVMLISIGGSSVDLTHVLFGSILAINGTALMLIAGISTLIVVTLAVVFRALVVECLDPLFLRGQSRRSGWVHSVFLGLLVLNLTAGFQTLGTLMAVGLMMLPATSARFWSKRLEGLIGISIVLAMVSSTGGLLLSFHLDIPSGPSIILLAGVGYLFSALFGRYHSLAAKLRRKTTPLAVEHGS, encoded by the coding sequence ATGCTTGATCTACTGAATGCTTGGTTTGTCGCGCCGTTCGACTACGGCTTTATGCGCCGTGCGGTGGTGGGCGGCTTAGCGCTTTCGCTGGCGGCCCCCCCGCTGGGGGTGTTTTTGGTGTTACGCGGGATGAGCCTGATTGGCGACGCCATGGCCCACGCGATTCTCCCTGGCGTGGCGCTCGGCTTTTTACTGGCAGGATTTTCGCTGCCCATTATGAGTATTGGTGGGGTGCTGTTTGGATTAATGGTCGCGCTGCTGGCGGGCGCGGTGTCCAAGATGGGCGGCCAGCGTGAAGACGCGGCGATGGCGAGCTTTTTTATTATTTCGCTGGCCGCAGGGGTCATGCTGATTTCGATAGGCGGTAGCAGCGTGGATCTTACCCACGTGCTGTTTGGCTCTATTTTAGCGATTAATGGCACCGCCCTAATGCTGATTGCAGGTATCAGCACGCTGATTGTCGTGACGCTGGCGGTGGTTTTTCGGGCCTTAGTGGTGGAGTGTTTGGACCCGCTATTTTTGCGCGGCCAAAGCCGCCGCAGCGGCTGGGTGCACAGCGTGTTTTTGGGACTACTGGTGCTGAATTTAACGGCCGGCTTTCAAACCCTAGGCACGCTGATGGCGGTGGGTTTAATGATGCTTCCCGCCACCTCGGCACGCTTTTGGAGCAAGCGTTTAGAAGGACTAATCGGCATTTCGATTGTGCTGGCTATGGTGTCTAGCACCGGCGGCCTACTGCTTTCATTTCATCTGGATATTCCTTCCGGCCCGAGCATTATTCTGCTGGCCGGCGTGGGATACCTTTTTTCGGCCCTGTTTGGTCGTTACCACAGTTTGGCAGCCAAGCTTAGGCGTAAAACAACGCCGCTGGCTGTTGAGCACGGGTCTTAA
- a CDS encoding metal ABC transporter ATP-binding protein has protein sequence MSEPSVSRLHLHDLHLAQARRTVLEHIEGDFKPGAITALIGANGAGKSTLIQAIMGELRPISGEVVCNVAKERRAWLPQQLALDLTFPMSVEELVMTGSWPSHGALTGYCAGHYRKGREIMARLGISHLAHRPLGELSGGQRQRALIGRTLMQEAELLLLDEPFANVDSETVDILIRILRQMADDGATIIVVLHDMDHLRRLADEVLMLNGGHARWVAPATLTHQHAPAQVMPFSPGGQHA, from the coding sequence ATGAGTGAGCCTTCTGTCTCTCGCCTACATCTGCACGACCTACACTTGGCGCAGGCGCGCCGAACGGTGCTGGAACACATTGAAGGCGACTTCAAGCCGGGCGCGATTACTGCCCTGATTGGCGCTAACGGTGCCGGTAAAAGTACGTTAATTCAGGCGATTATGGGCGAACTGCGGCCGATCAGCGGTGAAGTGGTTTGCAACGTCGCCAAAGAGCGCCGGGCGTGGCTGCCCCAGCAGTTGGCGCTGGACCTTACCTTCCCGATGAGCGTGGAAGAACTGGTCATGACCGGCAGCTGGCCTAGCCACGGTGCGCTAACCGGCTATTGTGCCGGGCACTATCGAAAAGGCCGTGAGATCATGGCGCGGCTGGGCATTTCGCACTTGGCTCATCGGCCGCTAGGCGAGCTTTCCGGCGGCCAGCGCCAGCGTGCGCTGATTGGGCGAACGCTGATGCAGGAAGCCGAGCTATTGCTGCTAGATGAGCCGTTTGCCAACGTGGACAGTGAAACGGTCGATATTTTGATTCGTATCTTGCGTCAGATGGCCGATGACGGCGCGACGATTATTGTAGTGCTGCACGATATGGATCATCTGCGCCGCCTCGCCGATGAAGTGCTGATGCTCAACGGCGGTCATGCGCGCTGGGTGGCCCCCGCAACGCTTACTCATCAGCATGCGCCCGCTCAGGTGATGCCGTTTAGCCCGGGAGGTCAGCATGCTTGA
- the cas1f gene encoding type I-F CRISPR-associated endonuclease Cas1f: protein MDDFSPNDLKTILHSKRANLYYLQHCRVLVNGGRVEYVTDEGSKSRYWNIPIANTTSILLGTGTSITQAAMRELAKAGVLVGFCGGGGTPLFAANEVDVDVAWLTPQSEYRPTEYLQYWVHFWFDDAKRLDAARAFQQARLTRIEALWTSRVMKDAGFSISTDQLHSALAHHREAIKKAPSTVDLLTLEARLTKMLFKLAVNATEYGDFTRAKRGTGVDPANRFLDHGNYLAYGLAATATWVLGIPHGLAVLHGKTRRGGLVFDVADLVKDAVILPQACISAMRGDEEQEFRQACIERLTRTESLDFMIDTLKEVAQALGSAKQ, encoded by the coding sequence ATGGATGACTTTTCGCCCAATGATTTAAAAACCATTCTTCATTCCAAGCGTGCAAATCTCTACTACTTGCAGCACTGCCGCGTGTTGGTGAATGGTGGCCGAGTGGAGTACGTCACCGATGAGGGTAGCAAGTCACGCTACTGGAACATCCCTATTGCCAACACCACTTCGATACTTTTGGGCACCGGCACTTCTATCACTCAGGCAGCCATGCGCGAACTGGCGAAGGCAGGTGTGTTAGTCGGGTTTTGTGGCGGTGGCGGTACGCCGCTCTTTGCGGCTAATGAAGTCGATGTTGATGTCGCTTGGCTGACCCCGCAAAGCGAATACCGTCCTACAGAGTATCTCCAATATTGGGTGCACTTTTGGTTTGATGATGCAAAGCGTCTGGATGCAGCCCGTGCATTCCAGCAAGCGCGCCTGACTCGCATTGAAGCCCTGTGGACAAGCCGTGTAATGAAAGATGCAGGCTTTAGCATTTCAACGGATCAACTGCATAGCGCACTTGCCCACCACCGTGAAGCGATCAAGAAAGCACCTAGTACCGTTGACCTGCTCACCCTGGAAGCGCGCTTAACCAAAATGCTGTTTAAGCTGGCGGTGAATGCTACCGAGTATGGCGACTTCACCCGCGCCAAGCGCGGAACAGGCGTGGATCCCGCCAACCGCTTTCTCGATCACGGCAACTACCTCGCCTACGGGTTGGCCGCCACGGCCACCTGGGTGCTGGGCATTCCTCACGGCCTGGCCGTACTTCACGGCAAAACTCGTCGAGGCGGGCTAGTCTTTGATGTCGCCGACTTAGTCAAAGACGCAGTGATTTTACCCCAGGCATGTATTTCCGCCATGCGCGGCGATGAAGAGCAGGAGTTTCGCCAGGCCTGTATCGAGCGCCTGACCCGCACCGAATCCCTCGACTTCATGATCGATACACTCAAGGAAGTGGCTCAAGCGCTGGGGAGCGCAAAACAATGA
- the cas3f gene encoding type I-F CRISPR-associated helicase Cas3f → MNVLLISQCNKNALKETRRILDQFAERRGDRTWQTPITQAGLDTLRKLLRKTARKNTAVACHWIRGHDHSELMWVVGDAAKFNINGAVPTNTTARDILRRRDENDWHNGEDILLLTAMAALLHDLGKACDAFQQRLKGKLEGRNLYRHEWISLRLFQAFVGSDNDATWLARLAAGSYHDQDWLEGLERDGMDTPTSAVFGRLPPLAAALGWLVLSHHRLPLKPPEKDGETERRWGRGKSPLQAEQLGGLFASIHAEWNEIPETQDPKRIAPYWQFKGGLPVSTPRWRERATKLATRLQARLKSDSHWLESRYVMHLARLSLMLADHHYSSLEDLQHRVRGEPNYPLIANTVRKTGKPNQPLDEHILGVEKHAAAVARALPSVDSHLPRLARHKGFRKRSSHSRFRWQDKAFDLAQSLRELSQRQGFFGINMASTGCGKTLANGRIMYALADPLQGARFSIALGLRTLTLQTGQALRDRLHLGEDELAVRVGGSANKALFEHYEQEAEASGSASKQALIEEDAHVVFDGNFDAHPVLRRLSDEPGTRALIAAPILVCTVDHLVPATESTRGGRQIVPMLRLMSSDLVLDEIDDFDINDLPALTRLVNWAGLLGSRVLLSSATLPPALVEGLYEAYRSGREAFQRHRGEPGLATDICCAWFDEHDRQHANCASSETFQTAHHAFAKRRLDRLSKSPVRRRADILALPPMGKRPEEIRPAIATLLRENALALHQQHHCVDPHSGKRISFGLMRMANIDPLVDVARALFQQGAPEGVRIHLCVYHSRHPLVMRSEIERRLDKTLQRAEPDRVFQQPDIRHLLDSSEESDHLFIVLGSPVTEVGRDHDYDWAIVEPSSMRSIIQLAGRVRRHREQGCESPNILLLDTNLKHLEQSGKPAFHKPGFETDINWRLSSHSLKDLLNEEEYQVIDARPRVLARDTLRAKESLVDLEHARLHQLMIEQPAEPLTKKDLRLGKTPKPPPLGAYSWHVMPQFHLTGVLIQRDPFRKQLEPEITLALLPDEGGETWTLNRVDDGARRGEKLYVPVEESLLVRVDLAKERGERIQTWGASDYLTALADLAEDLDISLDRAARTFGTVTASARNQRWGYHPVLGFWRSR, encoded by the coding sequence ATGAATGTGCTGCTGATTTCCCAGTGCAATAAAAATGCGCTGAAAGAAACCCGCCGCATTCTAGACCAGTTTGCCGAGCGCCGCGGCGACCGCACCTGGCAAACGCCCATCACTCAGGCCGGGCTGGATACACTCCGCAAACTGCTGCGTAAAACCGCCCGTAAAAACACCGCCGTGGCCTGCCACTGGATTCGTGGGCATGATCACAGCGAGCTGATGTGGGTGGTGGGGGATGCTGCGAAGTTCAATATCAATGGCGCTGTACCGACCAATACCACCGCCCGAGATATCCTGCGCCGTCGGGATGAAAACGACTGGCACAATGGTGAAGATATTCTTTTGCTCACCGCTATGGCTGCGTTACTGCACGACCTGGGAAAAGCCTGCGATGCCTTTCAACAGCGGCTTAAAGGCAAGCTAGAAGGGCGTAACTTATACCGCCATGAGTGGATATCGCTGCGCCTTTTCCAAGCGTTTGTAGGAAGTGATAACGACGCCACATGGTTGGCGCGACTCGCCGCAGGCAGCTATCACGATCAAGACTGGCTAGAGGGTTTAGAGCGTGACGGCATGGACACTCCTACTTCTGCAGTGTTTGGTCGTTTACCGCCGCTGGCTGCTGCGCTTGGTTGGCTAGTGCTTAGCCACCATCGGCTACCGCTAAAGCCGCCTGAAAAAGATGGTGAAACTGAGCGGCGCTGGGGGCGAGGAAAGTCGCCACTGCAGGCGGAGCAACTAGGCGGGCTGTTTGCTTCTATCCATGCTGAGTGGAACGAGATTCCCGAGACACAAGACCCTAAGCGGATCGCGCCTTACTGGCAGTTCAAGGGTGGATTGCCGGTTAGCACACCACGTTGGCGCGAGCGTGCCACAAAGCTTGCCACGCGGTTACAGGCGCGGCTGAAAAGCGATAGCCACTGGCTGGAAAGCCGCTACGTCATGCACTTAGCCCGGCTTAGCTTAATGCTCGCCGACCATCACTATTCAAGCCTAGAAGACTTACAGCATCGTGTTCGCGGCGAGCCCAACTATCCGCTGATTGCCAACACCGTGCGTAAAACCGGTAAGCCTAATCAGCCGTTAGATGAGCATATTCTGGGTGTTGAAAAACATGCGGCCGCAGTTGCTCGTGCGCTGCCCAGCGTAGACAGCCACTTGCCCCGTCTAGCGCGCCATAAAGGCTTTCGTAAGCGTAGCAGTCACTCGCGTTTTCGCTGGCAGGATAAAGCCTTTGATCTGGCCCAGTCGCTAAGGGAACTCAGCCAACGCCAAGGCTTTTTTGGCATTAATATGGCCTCCACCGGCTGCGGTAAAACCCTAGCGAATGGGCGCATTATGTACGCGCTAGCCGACCCCTTGCAGGGCGCGCGCTTTAGCATTGCGCTAGGGTTGCGCACGCTAACGCTACAAACTGGCCAAGCCCTCCGCGACCGTTTGCATTTGGGCGAAGATGAGCTCGCCGTACGTGTAGGTGGCAGCGCTAATAAAGCCCTGTTTGAGCACTACGAGCAAGAAGCTGAAGCCAGTGGCTCTGCGTCTAAACAGGCGCTGATAGAAGAAGATGCCCACGTGGTGTTTGACGGTAATTTTGATGCCCATCCGGTACTCCGCCGTTTGAGCGATGAACCGGGCACCCGCGCGCTGATAGCGGCCCCCATTCTGGTATGCACGGTTGATCACTTAGTGCCTGCCACGGAGAGCACACGAGGCGGACGACAAATTGTGCCCATGCTGCGCCTAATGAGCAGTGATTTGGTACTCGATGAAATAGACGATTTCGATATCAACGACCTGCCCGCGCTTACCCGGTTAGTCAATTGGGCCGGGCTATTAGGTTCACGAGTGCTGCTTTCCTCTGCCACCTTGCCGCCTGCGCTGGTGGAGGGTTTGTATGAAGCCTATCGCAGCGGTCGTGAAGCTTTTCAGCGCCATCGCGGCGAGCCAGGATTAGCGACAGATATCTGCTGCGCCTGGTTCGACGAACATGATCGTCAGCATGCAAACTGCGCTAGTAGCGAGACCTTCCAAACGGCTCATCACGCCTTTGCCAAGCGTCGGTTAGACCGCCTATCCAAAAGCCCAGTACGCCGCCGCGCAGATATTTTAGCGTTGCCACCGATGGGCAAACGTCCAGAAGAAATAAGGCCCGCCATTGCCACCCTGCTGCGTGAAAATGCGTTAGCACTCCACCAGCAGCATCACTGCGTTGACCCTCACTCAGGCAAGCGGATCAGTTTTGGCTTAATGCGAATGGCCAATATTGACCCCTTGGTTGATGTAGCCAGGGCGCTTTTTCAGCAGGGCGCCCCTGAAGGTGTGCGCATTCACCTCTGCGTTTACCACTCTCGCCACCCGCTGGTAATGCGCTCGGAGATTGAGCGCCGGCTAGATAAAACGCTACAACGGGCTGAGCCAGATAGGGTTTTTCAGCAGCCGGATATCCGCCACCTGCTGGATAGCAGCGAAGAAAGCGACCATCTGTTTATCGTTCTAGGATCACCGGTCACAGAAGTAGGCCGCGATCATGATTATGACTGGGCGATTGTTGAGCCATCTTCTATGCGCTCAATTATTCAGCTCGCGGGTAGAGTTCGCCGCCACCGCGAGCAGGGATGTGAATCGCCCAATATCTTACTGCTCGATACCAACCTCAAACACTTGGAGCAGTCTGGAAAGCCTGCCTTCCACAAGCCTGGCTTTGAAACAGATATCAATTGGCGGTTAAGCAGCCACTCACTGAAGGATCTATTAAACGAAGAGGAGTACCAGGTCATCGATGCCCGCCCCCGCGTGCTGGCGCGAGACACGTTGCGCGCCAAAGAAAGTCTCGTCGATCTGGAGCACGCGCGGCTGCATCAGTTAATGATTGAGCAGCCCGCCGAGCCGTTAACCAAAAAAGATCTACGCCTAGGAAAAACCCCCAAACCACCGCCGCTTGGCGCTTATAGCTGGCATGTGATGCCGCAATTTCACTTAACCGGCGTGTTGATTCAGCGCGACCCATTTCGCAAGCAGCTCGAACCGGAAATAACCCTGGCGCTGCTGCCCGATGAAGGCGGTGAAACCTGGACGCTAAACCGTGTAGACGACGGCGCGAGACGTGGTGAAAAGCTCTATGTGCCGGTGGAAGAGAGTCTGCTGGTACGGGTAGACCTAGCCAAAGAGCGGGGCGAGCGGATTCAGACTTGGGGTGCCAGCGACTACTTAACAGCCCTGGCGGACTTAGCAGAAGACCTGGATATCTCTCTTGATCGCGCCGCCCGTACCTTCGGCACGGTGACAGCCTCGGCTAGAAACCAGCGGTGGGGGTATCACCCGGTGTTGGGGTTTTGGCGGAGCCGCTAG
- a CDS encoding type II toxin-antitoxin system HicB family antitoxin codes for MVNHTHYTYRIRWSEEDDQFVGLCTELPSLSWLADTHQEALEGILSLVSDVVADMEAEGETPPLPLSERHYSGRFNVRIPPEKHRELAIKAAEENISLNRLVSDRLANV; via the coding sequence ATGGTGAACCATACCCATTACACGTACCGCATACGCTGGTCAGAAGAAGATGACCAATTCGTTGGTTTATGCACCGAACTACCCAGCCTCTCTTGGCTTGCAGATACTCACCAAGAAGCGCTGGAAGGTATTCTTTCCCTAGTTTCCGACGTGGTGGCAGACATGGAAGCTGAAGGAGAAACACCCCCGCTCCCACTTTCTGAACGCCACTATTCTGGCCGTTTTAATGTGCGTATTCCCCCAGAAAAACACCGCGAGCTTGCGATTAAGGCAGCAGAAGAAAATATCAGCCTCAACCGCTTAGTCAGTGATCGGCTCGCAAACGTATAG
- a CDS encoding toxin HicA: MAKLDKLLDKARRQPKSMSFDELAYLCDHYFGPPRQQKTSHRVYKTPWPGDPRVNIQRGKNGEAKAYQIRQALAAIDKLSSSA, from the coding sequence ATGGCAAAGCTTGATAAGCTTCTGGATAAAGCACGTCGACAGCCCAAAAGCATGAGCTTCGACGAATTGGCCTATTTATGCGATCACTACTTTGGCCCTCCTCGCCAGCAAAAAACCAGCCATCGTGTGTATAAAACACCCTGGCCAGGCGACCCTCGCGTTAATATTCAGCGGGGGAAGAATGGAGAGGCCAAGGCTTATCAGATACGCCAAGCGCTCGCTGCCATTGATAAATTGTCGTCATCAGCATGA
- the csy1 gene encoding type I-F CRISPR-associated protein Csy1 has product MAITQQLGIRSTIEQFLKERFDTKAEKLQPDDPKYQALVEQFQFDTWINDAARRVGQLQVVTHSLKPIHPDAKGSSLYAPPESLNKHNLVGSHTLSANFAGDVVGNAAALDVYKFLKLTFEDKSLLERALENDSELAKALSGKPEQAQAWISAFAAITEPRGEHASHTRGKQLYWLVGDDAADVENEAENFRLLAPLYATSLAHRVFQTINHDRFSEEAKDARKAKREGKYVEQPVHSYPNLAVQKMGGTKPQNISQLNSERGGNNYLLASMPPSWNVRDTRPPLKVASVFSDPGVFGSRSEVRSLVKDLKQFLEKNPTSDMHTRDLRDDYTAMLMDELALFAMQMHSLPAGWSSDEKCELVSEEAFWLDPGRAVEDVAFREARNSVEWSEDIRHRFANWLNAALGGKLPLGDVEFRHWKKTLAKDMTHQRLLDRDRRWMESLMEDLTNLPGGDDDE; this is encoded by the coding sequence ATGGCCATTACTCAGCAACTGGGTATCCGAAGTACCATTGAGCAGTTTCTAAAAGAGCGCTTTGATACCAAGGCGGAAAAGCTGCAGCCCGACGATCCGAAATACCAAGCGCTAGTTGAACAATTTCAGTTCGATACTTGGATCAACGATGCGGCAAGGCGTGTAGGCCAGCTGCAAGTGGTTACCCACTCACTAAAACCTATTCACCCTGATGCTAAAGGCTCCAGCCTTTATGCCCCGCCTGAATCGCTGAACAAACATAATCTTGTCGGCAGCCACACGCTATCTGCTAATTTTGCGGGGGATGTTGTGGGGAACGCTGCAGCTTTGGATGTTTATAAATTTTTAAAGCTGACGTTTGAAGACAAATCACTGCTTGAACGTGCGCTAGAAAATGACTCTGAGCTTGCCAAAGCGTTAAGTGGTAAGCCCGAACAAGCTCAGGCGTGGATCAGCGCTTTTGCTGCTATTACCGAGCCACGTGGGGAACATGCCTCACATACCCGCGGTAAACAACTTTATTGGTTAGTGGGTGATGATGCCGCAGACGTAGAAAATGAAGCCGAGAACTTCCGTCTGCTAGCCCCGCTCTACGCAACCTCGCTGGCGCACCGCGTATTTCAAACTATTAACCATGACCGCTTTAGCGAAGAGGCCAAAGATGCCCGTAAAGCCAAGCGGGAAGGCAAGTACGTGGAGCAGCCCGTGCATAGCTACCCCAATTTAGCTGTGCAGAAAATGGGTGGTACTAAGCCACAAAATATCTCGCAGTTGAATAGCGAACGCGGTGGCAATAACTATTTACTGGCTTCAATGCCTCCGAGCTGGAATGTTCGTGATACTCGGCCCCCTCTAAAAGTAGCATCGGTTTTTTCGGACCCAGGAGTATTTGGCAGCCGTTCAGAAGTACGCTCCCTGGTTAAAGACCTCAAGCAATTCCTTGAAAAAAATCCTACGTCAGACATGCACACACGCGATTTACGCGATGACTATACCGCGATGCTAATGGATGAGCTGGCGCTGTTTGCGATGCAAATGCATAGCCTGCCTGCAGGTTGGAGCAGCGATGAAAAATGCGAATTGGTCTCCGAAGAAGCTTTCTGGCTAGATCCTGGCCGCGCCGTAGAAGATGTCGCTTTTCGCGAGGCGCGGAATAGCGTGGAGTGGTCAGAAGATATTCGCCACCGATTTGCTAACTGGCTGAATGCCGCGCTCGGTGGAAAGCTTCCCCTTGGTGATGTGGAGTTTCGCCACTGGAAGAAAACGCTGGCAAAAGATATGACGCATCAACGTTTGCTGGATCGTGACCGCCGCTGGATGGAAAGCTTAATGGAAGACTTAACCAACCTGCCAGGAGGTGATGACGATGAGTGA
- the csy2 gene encoding type I-F CRISPR-associated protein Csy2: MSEVKNLLVLPRLRVQNANAISSPMTWGFPAMSAFVGLMHALERKLFSAGINVSLSSIGIICHDFDAQTTEGGYIRGFHLTRNPVDKTGGTAAIVEEGRVHLDITLVFSIETAAAESEHSNMAHQINDIVAGMRIAGGSVVPNRSVPSHQQRPQWVVLDDKEEERAKQFARLKRRWLPGFALTLRDDYLSGHHQTLQQQNPEASLLDAWLDLSRLNHHCSMENEGQPNEKPAWQVQRPYRGWLVPIPVGYGAISDLFNPGEVANARDEKTRFRFVESLYSIGEWVSPHRMKQPEDLLWYVDNDEEADLYRLNNDYHLRATAQ; this comes from the coding sequence ATGAGTGAAGTGAAAAACCTCCTAGTCCTGCCGCGCCTACGGGTGCAAAACGCCAATGCGATTTCTAGCCCAATGACCTGGGGCTTTCCCGCCATGAGCGCTTTTGTCGGCTTGATGCACGCCCTGGAGCGCAAGCTGTTTTCAGCGGGTATTAACGTTTCGCTTAGTAGCATCGGCATTATTTGTCACGATTTCGATGCTCAGACGACGGAAGGCGGCTACATTCGCGGCTTTCACCTCACCCGTAACCCGGTGGATAAAACCGGCGGCACGGCAGCTATTGTAGAAGAAGGGCGTGTTCATCTGGATATCACGCTGGTCTTCTCAATTGAAACCGCTGCGGCAGAAAGTGAACATAGCAATATGGCTCACCAAATCAATGACATCGTGGCGGGCATGCGTATTGCCGGGGGCAGCGTGGTGCCTAACCGTAGCGTGCCAAGCCATCAGCAACGCCCGCAATGGGTTGTGCTGGATGACAAAGAGGAAGAGCGGGCCAAGCAATTTGCGCGCTTAAAGCGCCGTTGGCTGCCGGGCTTTGCGCTCACCCTGCGCGATGACTACCTCTCGGGACATCACCAGACGCTGCAACAGCAAAACCCCGAGGCCAGTTTGCTGGATGCGTGGCTAGATCTGTCGCGCCTCAACCACCACTGCTCAATGGAAAACGAAGGCCAGCCCAACGAGAAACCCGCCTGGCAGGTGCAGCGACCTTATCGCGGCTGGCTGGTGCCGATCCCTGTGGGGTATGGCGCTATTTCCGATCTTTTCAATCCCGGAGAAGTGGCCAACGCCCGTGATGAAAAAACCAGATTTCGCTTTGTCGAAAGCCTCTATTCCATTGGTGAGTGGGTTAGCCCGCACCGCATGAAGCAACCCGAAGACCTGCTTTGGTACGTTGATAATGACGAAGAAGCGGATCTTTACCGACTCAATAACGATTACCACCTTCGCGCCACTGCACAATAA
- the csy3 gene encoding type I-F CRISPR-associated protein Csy3 produces MAKNDTLKTASVLAFERKLDPSDALLYASSWEKREDEQQWQPVAVREKSVRGTISNRLKAKDQDPAKLDAAIENPNLQTVDVATLPHNADTLVARFSLRVLAGAGTPSACNNAEYQAKLEQAVAEYKQAQGFGELAHRYANNLANGRFLWRNRMGAEQVEVSIRQLAQGKAIKEWTFDALSLSLRAFEDTAELKELASVIAKALAGELHLLLEVVAYVRMGRGQEVFPSQELILDPEQKKKKGKTLYHVSDIAGIHSQKLGNAIRTIDTWYPNENDEDLGPIAVEPYGSVTTQGKAYRQPKQKADFYSLLDNWMIKDQVPSKEDQHFVMATLIRGGVFGEAG; encoded by the coding sequence ATGGCTAAAAACGATACCCTCAAAACCGCCTCCGTCCTCGCCTTTGAGCGCAAGCTCGACCCTTCTGATGCACTGCTTTATGCCAGCAGTTGGGAAAAACGGGAAGATGAACAGCAGTGGCAGCCAGTCGCGGTGCGTGAAAAATCGGTGCGCGGTACTATTTCCAACCGCTTAAAAGCCAAAGACCAAGATCCCGCCAAGCTAGATGCCGCGATTGAAAACCCTAATCTTCAAACCGTCGATGTTGCCACGCTGCCCCACAATGCAGACACGCTGGTCGCCCGTTTCTCTCTTCGTGTGCTGGCCGGTGCCGGAACGCCTTCGGCCTGCAACAACGCTGAGTACCAAGCCAAGCTGGAGCAGGCAGTCGCAGAATATAAGCAAGCACAAGGATTTGGCGAGCTGGCGCATCGCTATGCCAATAACCTCGCTAATGGTCGCTTTCTGTGGCGCAACCGCATGGGCGCTGAGCAAGTAGAGGTAAGCATTCGCCAGTTAGCTCAAGGCAAAGCCATCAAAGAGTGGACGTTTGATGCGCTGTCGCTTTCTTTGCGAGCTTTCGAGGACACCGCCGAGCTTAAGGAGCTCGCCAGTGTTATCGCCAAAGCATTGGCGGGTGAGCTGCACTTGCTGCTTGAGGTTGTGGCCTATGTGCGCATGGGTCGTGGCCAAGAAGTATTCCCTTCTCAAGAGCTGATTCTTGACCCGGAGCAAAAAAAGAAAAAAGGCAAAACGCTTTATCACGTCAGCGATATTGCCGGTATTCACTCGCAGAAGCTGGGTAACGCCATTCGAACGATCGACACCTGGTACCCCAATGAGAACGATGAGGACCTTGGCCCTATCGCCGTAGAGCCCTATGGTTCGGTGACGACGCAAGGCAAAGCGTATCGGCAGCCTAAGCAAAAAGCTGACTTCTACTCACTGCTGGATAACTGGATGATCAAAGACCAAGTGCCTTCTAAGGAAGATCAGCACTTTGTCATGGCCACTCTGATCCGCGGCGGTGTGTTCGGCGAAGCGGGGTGA
- the cas6f gene encoding type I-F CRISPR-associated endoribonuclease Cas6/Csy4 — MDHYIDIRLRPDPDFPEPMLMGALYNKLHRALFDLEANGIGVSFPLCKHGVRARTLGVHLRLHSTQASLEQLMASNWLAGMRDHVSVSDVLVVPNHAKHINVARKQFNTGSLSRAKRYAKRHDISEEAARQIYAKVAEKRIELPFVQINSRSTHQRFALFIEHRKPQEEPVAGTFNHYGLSNNATVPCF; from the coding sequence ATGGATCACTATATTGATATTCGCCTAAGGCCAGACCCGGATTTTCCCGAACCAATGCTGATGGGCGCGCTTTACAACAAGCTGCATCGTGCGCTTTTCGACCTGGAAGCAAACGGTATTGGCGTAAGCTTTCCGCTATGCAAACACGGCGTTCGCGCCCGCACGTTGGGCGTTCACCTACGCTTGCACAGCACCCAAGCGAGCCTTGAGCAACTGATGGCGTCTAACTGGCTGGCCGGCATGCGCGATCACGTTAGCGTCAGCGACGTATTGGTGGTGCCTAACCACGCGAAGCACATCAACGTAGCGCGCAAGCAGTTCAATACGGGGAGCCTCAGTCGTGCAAAGCGCTATGCCAAGCGGCATGACATTTCTGAAGAAGCAGCGCGCCAAATCTACGCCAAGGTAGCTGAAAAGCGCATTGAGCTTCCCTTTGTGCAGATTAACAGCCGCTCTACGCACCAGCGTTTTGCTCTATTCATAGAGCATCGCAAGCCGCAGGAGGAGCCGGTTGCAGGGACGTTTAACCATTATGGATTAAGCAATAATGCCACCGTGCCCTGCTTTTGA